GATGAGAAAGGAATTTTCAGGAGGTAGAGTCGCAGCATCCTGGTTTGGGGGGACGGAGCGCCATGAAAAAATCGACGACCTCAACACCGCATGATGCGGTGTTTAAAACCTTTTTGCGCCACCCGGAAACCGCCCGCGATTTTATGGAGATTCATCTGCCGGTGTCGTTACGCCAGCTTTGCGACCTGCTGGGACTGGTTGAACGAATTGCTTCGCTGTTAGTTACTGGTTGCGCTAATGACAGGCAGCTTAAAGCGCTGTTTAATTATCTTATGATTCAGCACGGACATACGCCTCGTTTCACCACGTTTATTCGTGATGTGGTAGGGCATGTCCCGCACACTAAGGAGAGACTGATGACGCTGATAGAGAGGATCCGCGCAGCGGATCGCAGAAAAGGGGAACGGCAAGGAAGACAGGTTGGTCTGGAGGAAGGGCTGGAAAAAGGGCTGGAAAAAGGTCAGCGCGTTGCCGCATTGCGTATCGCCAAACAGATGCTGGCGGACGGACTTGACCGCGAGACTGTCCAGCGGTTCACCGGCCTTACGGCTGAAGAGCTTCAGGATGTTAGCCACTAACGCGGTTCCAGTCTGAATGTTGCAGGCCCGGTG
This DNA window, taken from Salmonella enterica subsp. enterica serovar Typhimurium str. LT2, encodes the following:
- a CDS encoding putative inner membrane protein (similar to E. coli orf, hypothetical protein (AAC75304.1); Blastp hit to AAC75304.1 (299 aa), 45% identity in aa 187 - 277, 73% identity in aa 1 - 42, 36% identity in aa 216 - 295); its protein translation is MKKSTTSTPHDAVFKTFLRHPETARDFMEIHLPVSLRQLCDLLGLVERIASLLVTGCANDRQLKALFNYLMIQHGHTPRFTTFIRDVVGHVPHTKERLMTLIERIRAADRRKGERQGRQVGLEEGLEKGLEKGQRVAALRIAKQMLADGLDRETVQRFTGLTAEELQDVSH